The genomic interval TCCGGGCGTGGCCGCGCAGGCGCTCGGCATAGCCGCCGGCGCAACGGACGAAGCCATAAATTACGCCCGCGTCAGGGTTCAGTTCGGCCAGCCGATATCGTCTTTTCAGGCGATACAGCACATGCTCGCCGAAATGGCCACCGAGGTCGAGGCCGCCAGAGCACTGCTCTATGCCACGGCCAAAATGATGGATGCACAGAGCGCGTCCGGCAAAAAAGAGCGCGTCACCAAGGAATCGGCGATGTCCAAATACTACGCTTCCGAGATAGCCATGCGCGTTACGACCAACGCCGTGCAGATTTTCGGCGGCTACGGTTACTCGCGCGAATACCCTGTTGAAAAGATGATGCGCGACGCCAAAATCACGCAGATATACGAAGGCACCACGCAGATACAGAAAAACGAGATAGCTCTGGCTATAATAAAAGAAGCCGCGGCGAAGAAATAAGTCACAAGGAAACAATGAGGACGGAGGTAATTAAAATGAAGAATACAGGCAGCGTATTGACTATTCCCAAAAAAATGACCAAAGGTGAAGAACTAATCGTTTTGACACGCAGGGAGTATGAAAATTCTGTTTGTCGCAGTAGGGAAATTTTAGGAGTACTGAAAATTATTGCGGAAGGTGAGCAGGCATATCGCGAGGGAAATACCATATCAGCGTCTTCTTTGGACGAGGCATTAAAAATCTATGCCAAACGTTGAAATTAAGAAAATCCATTTTGCGCCAAGATTTTTTAAATCATTCAAGAAGCTTCCACCTCATATACAAATACTTGCCAAAAAAAAGGACGCTCTGTTTCGCTTAAATCCTTTTGCATCTCAGCTTCAAGCGCATAAACTCAAAGGTTCATTATCCGGCGTATGGTCATATTCCGTAAATTATCAATACAGA from Elusimicrobia bacterium HGW-Elusimicrobia-1 carries:
- a CDS encoding type II toxin-antitoxin system mRNA interferase toxin, RelE/StbE family, which produces MPNVEIKKIHFAPRFFKSFKKLPPHIQILAKKKDALFRLNPFASQLQAHKLKGSLSGVWSYSVNYQYRLLFRFIKSDEVLYYDIGTHEVY